AGATCGTCTGAGTCGTATATATCTCCAGGTTGAATACCAGCCGGGAAGTCGAACGGGTGTCCTCTGTGGCCAGGGTACGAGAAAGgatcatcgtcgtcttcataGTCTTCATAATCCTCGTCCTCataatcatcatcgtcatccccAAACGGCGGGACTGCCATTCGCAGTAGTTGTCTCATTATTTCATCCTCTGAATATCTCGGTCTGTGCATCTCGGGATGGTTGTCTCGCTGATGCTGACGAAGTGCAGACACAAGACTGAAGGTCTTGTTACAAGGTCTGCATCTGAAAGTTGGATTTTCAGGCACGCCTTGCTTTGAGTCTGAGGATGGTTCGGGATCGACGATGCCATGTTTGTTGAGTCTATGATCTGCCAGTCCCTTAGCGTGGCGGAATGTCTTTTGACACGTCTGGCAATAGGGTTTATccccctcatcctcgtcaacgtCTCCTGCTTTCTTGCCTCCAGCAGTTGCGTGTGCTCCTTGACCTGAACTCTCTGCAACAGTGTCGTCTGCCACTGCATGCTTGATGAGTCCATGCTGCACGAGAGCAGATTTGAAACGGAAGCTCTTATCGCAAAGCGTGCATTGATGCATGTTtgtggctttcttctcttctgcgGCGGTCTCTTCGACGAGCTCTGGCGCTTCACTCTCCTCATCCGAGCCATCTTGCCCATTTAATACTCTCATGCCAGAGGCAATCAGGGTCATATTCTCCATCACCTTTCTCATCGCTTCGAGACGTTGCTCTGCTTGATGCTTCATAAGAGCATCCTCAGAAGGAAAGTTCTCATTGCAGCATAGGCACTTGAACTTCTGAGATCCAGCAATATGTCTCTCCTTCAGCGTCGTATGCACTTGCTTTGAGGAGCCAACTGCATTGCCATTTTTCGCTGAACTCTTTGCTGGGCCCTTGCCTTTCTTAGTGGAGGtatgcttgctcttcagaTGCCTTCGGAGTGAATTTCGGCTGGTGAACGACTTGTCGCAAATATCACAGTTGATTATTTTTTCTTCGACATCCGGAGTCTTGTCCTCTTCCTTGGCGGGAGTATCGGCATCCGTTTTCACAGTACGATGCTTGGTTCTCTTGTGCTGGTGCAAGGCACCTCGATGACTGAAAGACGTGTTGCAAATTAAACATATGGCCTTACTTTCCCGGCTCTTATCGCCTTCTGGTTTGGCAGAAgtagcttcttctggctgaGTCTTCGCAGCTTgagtttgtgtttgtgtggCAGAAGTATCTGAGGCTTCAGGCTTCCGGGGGCCATGTTTGCTCCGCTGATGCTGTGTCAATGAGGATTGGCGCGGAAATGACTGCTTGCAAAGTTCGCAATCAAAGGTGCTCGCTGCTTCTGTATCTTGTCCTGGCTCAGACGCGtctacttcttctttcttgacagGATGTTTGCTCTGCCGATGACGCCTAAGTGAGCCTTTGTGGGGAAACGACTTGTTGCAGATATTACAATTGACTGGCTTGGCCTCAGGCTTTGCAGCTGAGGCCTCTGCAGGATTATCAGCGGCCATTTTTTATAATCACAGGAGGAGAATCATCTAAGGAGAAGAGACTGGCAGGTTGTGTTTAGAGAATTGGAGAAAGATGCAGTGGACAATGACATGAAATGAGGTTGCAAAAGCAACGAAATGGAAGCGGATCAAGAATAAAGCGTGCAGTGTGATTGGCCAATCGGCGCCACCATCTAACGTATACCGTTTCAACGGAGCAACCGTTGTAGATAATATCAGATGGAACCCAAACGAAGCATGCAGACCGAATCTGAGACTGACAACAAGAAAACAATCAACTACTTTCTTCCTACTTTCGTCCCGCCTGAGGCTATATGATGCATGGAAACTCAAGGTTTGCTCTTACGCCGACATTGGTTTAGACAGAAAAACGCCTATTAGATTAAAAGAATTTAAtgggaaagaaaagagcccATTACAAATGAAAACAGCCGTAGAACCCTTGGAAAATCGAACACAAAAGTCCAAACACCAGTTTAAATGAGTTCGCCCTCTATCATACGCCACGTCATCTCTTTCATAAAAGCCTTGATCGGGCCCTGAGCAACATCAGCATGGCACTCGTTTCTCTCCGCATGACGAAGCAAGCTACTCAAGCGGTCAAAGCGGGCTTCACAATCGGGGCACTGGAACTTGCCATCAGAGTAGCAACCCGATATCACGCTCTGATCACTCCTGTGAACAGCCCATTTGATAGAATGAGCAGCAATATAAGAGTGGCATTCGCGCATCTCCACGTGTTCCACCATCTGGGAAGTGGTTCTGAACTTCTTCCAGCAGGTGATGCAGGGGaccatgttcttcttcttggaagacCACGAGTTTATCTGCCTAAGGTCATCCAGCATGTCGTCTTGATTGTAATCATCATAGTTCTGGAAGTCCGAGTACGAGATGGATTCATCCGAGATGTTGTCCTTGTCGAATAATGCCCACCAGGCGTCCTAGTGCGTTTTCCTCCAGTGCCTTGCAAGTAGATACTGGTTACGGAAAGGTTCGTTGCATGGCTTGCATCTGAATCCTGACGTGACCTTCTTGGCGGGAGCATCGGCCTCTTCGGGGCTCAACTTTGTGAGATGTTTATTGGGGTATGTGGAACGACGCCCATGATTCCAGGCCAAATGGGTCTGGAATGAGTTAACCTCGCGATATAGCCTGCCACAGTCGGTGCATTTGTATACTGAAACGCTGGCATCTCCTGCCTTGTCCTCTATCGTTGGCTTTTCGGCTGGCTTCTCGACTGGCTTCTCGACTGGCTTCTCGACTGGCTTCTCGACTGGCTTCTCGACTGGCTTCTCGACTGATTTCGCGAAATAGCCATGACCGGCCTGTTcttgatggtcaagaaatACAGCAAAACTGTAAAAGAACTCGCCACAGTCCTTGCACTGTATTCGGGAGCAGAAGGTCCTGCAGCCGGCTCCGGNNNNNNNNNNNNNNNNNNNNNNNNNNNNNNNNNNNNNNNNNNNNNNNNNNNNNNNNNNNNNNNNNNNNNNNNNNNNNNNNNNNNNNNNNNNNNNNNNNNNNNNNNNNNNNNNNNNNNNNNNNNNNNNNNNNNNNNNNNNNNNNNNNNNNNNNNNNNNNNNNNNNNNNNNNNNNNNNNNNNNNNNNNNNNNNNNNNNNNNNNNNNNNNNNNNNNNNNNNNNNNNNNNNNNNNNNNNNNNNNNNNNNNNNNNNNNNNNNNNNNNNNNNNNNNNNNNNNNNNNNNNNNNNNNNNNNNNNNNNNNNNNNNNNNNNNNNNNNNNNNNNNNNNNNNNNNNNNNNNNNNNNNNNNNNNNNNNNNNNNNNNNNNNNNNNNNNNNNNNNNNNNNNNNNNNNNNNNNNNNNNNNNNNNNNNNNNNNNNNNNNNNNNNNNNNNNNNNNNNNNNNNNNNNNNNNNNNNNNNCATAAGGCCCATGAACGAACATTTCCTGATGTTCTCCAAGCGTAGCAGTGTAGTAAAACGCCTCGTCACAATCCTGGCACTTGAATGGCGGTGGAGGAAGTTCTGcatcgagcttctcgccGGATGTCTTGCCTGTTGTTTCAACGAGATCCGGGACGGATTCTTTGTCGCTCTCCTCGTTGCCCTCATtgctctcttcatcgttctcCTCGTCACTCTCCTCATTATTCTCCTCGTCGCTatcctcagcttcattcTCATTGCTCTCATCGTAGTCCTCTCCAtcgctctcctcctcgctctcctcgctATCCTCGTAGTCCTCCTCGTagtcttcctcctcatcagtctGCCCATCGCTATCCCATGAATTAGGTGAATTAAAACGATAAGTGGTTCTCATatgctcatcaagctcatcatagGAGTAAAACGTCTTCGGGCAAAAGTCGCACTTGTATATAACAACAGGCCCATCGTCCGACCAAAGATTATGGCGTATAACATGCTGTTCAAGTAGATCGAAATGGTGAAAGGTCGAATTGCAGAAATCACACTTGAATCGTTGTAGCGAAGGTTTAGAggtcttttctttctgtctcaTGCTTTGTATCCCTGCAGGCTCTGTCGTTCTGTCTGTATGCCCGCTGCGGCGTTTATTCTCTTCAAGTGCAGTTTTGGTAGGAAAGACTTTCTTGCAATACGTACATACTTGATTATGCGTGTTTCTgtgatgttgctgaagtGTACTGCCATCAACGAAAGATTTTCTGCACAATTTGCAATTAATCCTTCCCTCCTGTCGCTTCGAATTATGATTTGCTTCCGTATGTTGGTCAAGTCCGAATTGTCCATTGAAGGTCTTGCCGCAAACAGGACAGCTAAAAACAGTCGGCAcagaatcttgatcttgatcctcctgCTTCAGATCCTCTTGTTGGATAGGGACATCACTGTCCACAGCTGGGTTTTGTGATGAGGGGCTTGGCTTTGCGTCTTCAGCGGGTTTAACAGAAGCCGGAACCTTCGAGGCATGCTTGGTCCACATATGCTTCCGCAGCCAATACTCTTTATTGAAAGACCGAGTACACATTGTGCATCTGAGTCGCTTTGGCACTTCTTCGCCAGGATCCGATGTGAAGGCATGCTTGGCctgttcaagatgttgtctAAGCGAATTCTTGTGGGGAAAGGACTTGTTGCAGATATTGCAAGTAGGTAATTTGGCTTCAGGCTGTTCGACACTATCCTCAGGCATGGCTTGAGATTTTGACATACTTGGTctgtttggtgtttggaAAGTCAAGAAACGAGATGACGCCGTGCTTTTAAGGGGCTTGATTGCAAAAGCAAATAATGGAATCGGATGAGATAAGAGCGTAAGATGTGATCGGCCCCCCCCGTTGACATTGGATTGGCATGACGACAGAAACTCTAAATCTGCACTATATCTGAGCCTTTGGGAATTATATTGGAAGTCATTGGCACAAACTCATGACTTATGATTATAATCTGTCAAGCCCTTGATCTCTATCAGAAGTAGCTGTGTACATGACGTTACCATTACTTCCTCCAGCTTATGTTAAGATGGTAACCATCGTTACGATGGTGACCGCTCAGCCTCAGGGTAGTTTGCCGGGCCGTTATGAACTCTGACTACCTTagataaataaataaatgGTTTATTGTATATTGCAATTTGTTTATTATTCATTATGGGCTCTGTTGGCTTGGAGATTCTAACAATTCATGCTTCAGCGCGAACACTGGTCGAGTAATCGTAAATCTTGAACAGTATTCTGCTAGCTATATGAGAATCACTAAGACCAAGCTACCTTATAACAATAGGACCATGATGTCACAGCATCACAGCTAGACGTATTAAGCCAACACCTAACCGTCTTTCAACCCAGTTCTTAGCCCTGACCCGTGTACCTTGCTTCAAATTCGAGTCTCGtatctcttcattctcaacTGAGActtcagcatcaatctcctcttctcgtATCTGGTTCAGACCACAGCATTCTGGGTGACTAGCTGCCGCCACAGGAAGTCCCAAGAGCCTCGCTTCCAGAAACCCAACCTTTGCCTCCTGAATGACATCCGCAGCCACAACTTCCTGCTCCCCTgtcgctcttctcttccagaaaaACACCTGGTTTGGATCCATAGGCTGAACACCAAGATACCCAGGCACCGCATCGGTAAAGCCacattcttgtcttccacGAGCGCCGATATGTATCTGAGCATGAGCCGAAGCAGTTTCATTCTGAATGGATTCCTCCGTGCTAGAGTCAGTGCAATCGGCATCACAGGAGTTGAGAACCATTCCTGGGTTCCGATCTTTTCTACCCATGATGACTAGCCTGCCGACTCCAGCCCCAAGGATAGATCCACTCGGGCAGCACCAGGCAtgtttcatcatggcttcgtGGGTGGTGTCGTGGGTATGTAGTTGAGAGATCCTCTCATTCTGGCCTTCAGTAGTGCAGCTTGGGAAGCGTCTTCTGAGTTTATCTTCATCGAATGAAACACCCAGGTGGGAAGATAGTTGTTGAACCATCCAAGCGAGAGGGGCATGTACAAGGCCTTCCTGTTGTCCAAGCTTACCCATGTTACCATGATCGCCTAGGAAGAAAACCTGGTGGACGTTGTGTCCACACATGTAAGTTGGACTATAAGGACTTCTGGTTTCGTGAAGGGCCAGGGCATGGAAGGAATATTTCACATCTGTATCAAGCATCAGCTACTATTCCGCATCAAGTCAGAGTATGTGAGTACTTACTATTTGGAACATGGTCTATGACCTTGGTTTTATACTTACTTCGGTGAAGATAGGATAGCGGCTTTGCAATACCAAATAGTGGGATACCCAGCGAACCAACTGTATCAAAACAACACAAGCCGTCGATTTGTATGTCATCCCAGACTTCTACTTGTTAACAATTGTTATCAACAGAATGACTCTAATACTTACAGCGGTAATTGTGTCGAAGCTCATCCTTATTAGCTTCGGCAAGATACGGGTCTTTCTTACACACGTCATACAAGCGCTTGAAGAACTCCGTGTCGCCATCGCGAACCAGGCCTAAGCAGCCAATTATCATCGCTAGATAGCGAGCAGCCCATGCACCTAAATTTGATTATTAGCCATCATCTAAGCACAGGTAAAAAGAAAATCCCGCACTTACCTCGAGAGTAGCCACAGAAGATGATCCTATCACCCTTGTTGTAATCGTCGGCGATATTCCCTAGATACTGTGAGCTTTTCCCATGGACTAATCGAAGGCTCAAGCTAGGGAGCTTACTATAGGCGGTGACGACATTCCGACGCGTACCCCAACCACCAAGACCTTCAACAAGTCAATAAGAATATGAAAGAGCAAGAGGCAACATGGTATTAAAACATACCTCCAAGAATCTTGTCTGTCAAACCATCAGTGCCTACTCCGTTGACCCGAATCTTCCGAATGTGCTCgctcttggagatgagatcgGGCAGGCTGGATACTACTGTCTCCTTTGAGCTTTTGACGCTGCCATGCCACGTCCCTGTTCAGAGTTAGTCATTATTATGCTTTTGGGAGCCTTAGTTGAGACAATTTCCATACCATCAAACGCAACGAATAGAAGTTTGGGCGAGCTTTGTTTCTCCTTTCGCTGGCGGGCCTGTTGTCCAGGAAGATGGGAGTGAATCGCCATTATAAAGGAACAGATATAGTTTGGTATAAATGAGAGTTTAACGGCTGTTGCTTATGAAACAAATAGAGTGTATTGAATAAGTGGCAGGAAGACAATGGGGTTGAGATACTGATTACAATAGAAAAGCCGGACCGCATGCAGATAAAGTACGGCTTAAATAAACCAAAACTTAAATCAGGCTGTGTAAGACATCCCCCTTTTCGCCACTCTCTCAGTTTATTTTACAATGTTGATGGCGGTGCAAGTCATAACGGGCTCCCTCTgcccaagctcaagtccgACAGCCTTATTAGAAGTCCACCAACACAGTTGAAATGCACTTCTGCCTGTCCAGTCAATAAGTATGACATAAATGGGAAAGCCTCTTGGGGGCTGCTATATAAACTGTGGTAGATATTTGGGGGCCACGTCTCTACTTGGAGATTGGTACATACTTAACTATATGTGTATGATTGGTACAGTACTGTCAGCTGAAATACACACACTACTGATTTGAGGCTGTGGGACCCTTCTGGTCCAAAAGTGCGAACACAATATGTCGATAGCGTGTCTTAGCGGCATTTCATCCAGTACAGCGTCTCGTGTTCATTTCACGGATCTGTTGTCACCGGAAGACGCTGAGGCTATGCACGATTTTGACGATCAATGTACTCTACGTACTTGATAATCAGGAACGAGGTTTTATGCATACTCCTTAGTTCACCTCAAGGTCACTTAGCACTCTAAAGTAGGCTGAGCGTTCGCTGACCATCTTAGAGCAGCACTGCCTCATCGACCGACAAAGTgtgggaagatgaaggatatgcATTTTAAATCAACCCTTTACCACTTTGCCTACGAGTCATATTTATGCCTTCAttcaatttcatcatcgtcatcctcctgtGAGTTCCTGATATAATCCGTGCCATGTTCAAATATTGCTGTGTCTCGTCGAAACGGACATTGAGCACTGCAATGAGCTCTTAATGATGAGACAAGCTAGGATAGCTCTACCTCCAAGAACCATTTAGCCTGGGACGAGGCACTATGCATAGACTTTGGATCATTTTTCTCACCGTAAGCATATCCTGAATGTTTGCCAACCATCCGTGACCAGCCACGCCTCACGTGAATGGCATGCATCTTCAATTGAACTTTAAACAGCTTGAGGCACATGACTACAAATACACTTCATCTCCGCGTGCGTCCAGAAATTACCTGAGCGCTATAACTGTCACCGAGTTGAGAGGGAACACAAATACACGCAACGACATGTAAGAAAGTAGCATTCATGTGTCCTTCATTCCGACTTGCGGCAGAGGTACAAACTAAGAATAAAGCTTTAAAGTGATTGGCCAACAGATGCTGAGACCAGATCCGGGCATTGTTGCTTCACTCAAGTGGCTGGGGTCGCTGCTAATAACCGACCAGACTCACCGGAGATTAAGCCCTTCCCCCCAAAAATCCAGGTACAGGTTCATTTATTCCCAAATGATCATGCATCAATTGTTTGACATAGGTTACCTCAATTACAAGCCTGGTTCATCAGTAGCAGacttcaccatctccaaaCAAACCTTCCTCACTTCCCGCCCAGAAGTCTCTTTTGGATACATCGCATCCAGTTCCCTGGTCTTGGACGCAACAGCCACCTCAGAGCATCATATTCTCCTTTTAAAGCGGGCTGAAACTGACGACAGTGTTGGCAAGTGGGAGCCTACAGGTGGTGCTTGCGATAACTGCGATAAGGGCATCTTAAGTGCTGCCGCACGTGAGCTGCATAAAGAAGCAGGTCTCGATGCGAAATGGATCGGTAGCCCTGTCAACAAACACCATTTCTTCACTCTTAACAACGGGAAAAGAGTCTGCCAGTACAACTTTCCGGTTCGCGTAGATATGAGCAACCAAGCAAGCAGTGAAGCTATCCCCGGATGAGCCTCAGCGCTTCATCTAGGCTACTAAGGACAAGGTGAAGTCGAGGAAAGTAGGCGATATTGATATCAAGTTAACCAGAGATGAAGTTCAGCGAACAGTGTTGGCAGCATTCCATCACGCAAGCAACATCCACGTATAATACCAAAATCTTTTAAAAGAACTTACATGTCTTCTAAACTTCTCTCCTTAACATCACCTTCAGCGAGAATCTCTATCGCCTGCCTCTTCATCCACTCATTAACAAGGCCTTAGCAGCTTGCGGGGTAAAGACTCTTAGGAGCCCTGGACAATAATAGACAAAGAACCAACATTTTCAATGCCAGAACACAGCGCTCACCCACTGGCTAGCACCGCGAGCGTGTCTTAGAGGAACCGAGTTTATATCCATAAAACAATACAACAGATATCCGGCGTACGTGTATCTTGCCTATCAAATCCCGTAAGTTCCAATACATGATAGTGCTTCTAAGTTAGCACAAGTGTTCGCCCACCTGACACAGGTGTTAGTTCTTGTATGTGTTGTTTAGTTACCAAGATGTAACCGCCTTGCTACTGTAAGCGCTTGTACTATCTCTAGCCGCCGTTCAACCTCATTGGGATGCATATGATGACTGAAGCAACCAACCATGCAACGTAAAAGCCAACCAGAACATTTGTATAGAAATCTCATTTTCAGCTTATTTCTAAAATTCGCTATATGCAGGTTGCTGACGGGTCTGAGGACAAGTACCAGGCCTTTTATTTCTACACTGTTCAGAAGTGTAAAAAGCCCCCTTGCTCTAAAGAAGACTATGACTTGTGCCTTTTAAGATTTGCTCTTATATTAGTTCAACCCGCAGGGCAGGCGAAGCGTTCGCATTCCCCTCCACCTTAACTTTGTTTAATGCCTGTCAGAAATATCTTACCGAAAACATAATTCTCTTCTTACCTGTATTTGGCTCTCGTCCAACCATGAGCGGCTTTCAACTCACTTCAATGGACGTGAGAGATCTGGATGAGTATGTTCCTTTGACTGTTAATCACGGAGCGTATATCCAGAAGGTCGAAGGATGCCTGGAACTGTACAGTGATCCCGAAAAGCAAGCCTCGTATCACAAGGTCGCACACATGGTCAGGGAGAAGTGCCAAGACTTACTAGAAGAGACTGGCCCAAAAGGTGTGGTGACTTGCAGAGCCAAAACATATGAATCGTTGAAAGTGAAGCTCAGAAGTATGGAGCATCATACTGATTTCACGTCTTGGGCACTCCACAACGATATCTTCCAACACCACGAAATGGGAGATCTGGCTGCTGTCCGTATCGGAATATACCTACCTCAAGATGTCATCAAAATGGCGAGGGACTGTCAGCAACGGTTCAAGATTGCCCATCTTTTTGGCACTGTTGGCAGTGGCAGAGACGCTACCCGAGGAGACAAGATGAGCCTAGACAGCCATGCAAGGGGGTCCTGGCGGTCAAAAGATCAGCACGGCTCTGATGATTACTGGCAACATTCTGGCTACAGATCCTGGCAGATGGTGATTGATTGGGTGGCAGGGCTTCGGGCCGAACTACAAATTGGAACAGTGGTTTTGCAAGCTTGGGCTGAAGTTCAGCACAACGTCATCTACAAAAAGCCCGACAATATGATGCCAACTCCAACCATGAAACGAATGATCGATGCTACCAACGGCCTGGCAATGACTACAGAAATCATTCTTAGCGAGCTGGAACAAAGCATCGAGAGCGCAAAGCAGAAGGAACAGCTTCACCGCTTCACAGAGGAGCGATTTGAGAGCTGAATGTTGTAACT
This genomic interval from Fusarium verticillioides 7600 chromosome 1, whole genome shotgun sequence contains the following:
- a CDS encoding hypothetical protein (At least one base has a quality score < 10) — its product is MAADNPAEASAAKPEAKPVNCNICNKSFPHKGSLRRHRQSKHPVKKEEVDASEPGQDTEAASTFDCELCKQSFPRQSSLTQHQRSKHGPRKPEASDTSATQTQTQAAKTQPEEATSAKPEGDKSRESKAICLICNTSFSHRGALHQHKRTKHRTVKTDADTPAKEEDKTPDVEEKIINCDICDKSFTSRNSLRRHLKSKHTSTKKGKGPAKSSAKNGNAVGSSKQVHTTLKERHIAGSQKFKCLCCNENFPSEDALMKHQAEQRLEAMRKVMENMTLIASGMRVLNGQDGSDEESEAPELVEETAAEEKKATNMHQCTLCDKSFRFKSALVQHGLIKHAVADDTVAESSGQGAHATAGGKKAGDVDEDEGDKPYCQTCQKTFRHAKGLADHRLNKHGIVDPEPSSDSKQGVPENPTFRCRPCNKTFSLVSALRQHQRDNHPEMHRPRYSEDEIMRQLLRMAVPPFGDDDDDYEDEDYEDYEDDDDPFSYPGHRGHPFDFPAGIQPGDIYDSDDLDYGYSGFSDGDDDEDDSDIDMEIEQGPPTLCAHCNETFPQMLLVAHQWHVHGISHPAVVDVQAKIAKDESYGPIRPVCTSYPDAKRFPFFFEIKYFLRDCQFSCGQSFETGTERMNHEVEAHNRCITCEAYFQTRPALENHQAKSKVVDTVVRDFDHWLEFAVPAQVHHEKQKAKAAGNPDPSKNIGCITCERKFNKASTMMKHVENGRCIPGVNEMDIFVLGQKFAEVGAPCTRLGGFFCPICNRSYMVLSELIQHAEGDECSLKVLNGPLQELISLLMMEFMDMIMGLGAWPGIEGVESIRLSFDIYDGLSISLGWCKRDHIRCDRAFAGIPSLKT